The Glycine soja cultivar W05 chromosome 9, ASM419377v2, whole genome shotgun sequence sequence TGTCATTAGGCTTAAGTATTGCTGCATTCTACCTACATATGCAGTTGGCCATTGTTTTGCCTCCAGATACGCattgcttgaccacaacaaTGCCATAGGCGGTAAGGGACAACGATCTTTCAGAAAAACCTGTTGTAAgtgaaattacaataataagttaaacaaacaaaccaacacattcaataattgaaattatCTGAGTAAACGAATTTGCAAtggacctgaacaaaatgactgCCATACACATGGCCGACGCATATTATGCGGTGCGCAGCAGAATTGGCCGGTGGTCGACTTCTGAGAGGAAAAAATGTGAAGCTCTGTTGTCGTGACAATGATACAAGTATTACCTTGACGCAATTACATATCCCATAtctgttatatccatccatTTGTCCATACTAACCTAAATCAAATAACAAATACACGTGTCAGTCATGTAaacattacttatatttttaaaaagcataaaacacaTACCTTGGATAACCCATCCACGTGTAGGGACAACCTTAGCTGTTCATATCTCTCCGTGCCACCAAAGATCTTTATGTAGTCTTGCGACcatttgccaagttctttaatcaatttatTATGCATCATGGCCCAACACTCTTCTCCCATACCTAACAAAGCGGAAACTGACCGATATCCACAATTACCATCCGCTTTCACATCAACAACATCCTCAATGAAACCATGCATAAATAGCGGAAATTGATCTAACATGGGGATCATCTTTGCTGGCTTTGGTGGTGCAAAAGATGATGCACTGGGTCTGATTGAGGTGTTGCTGTTTTGAACCGAATGATaaacatcaacatactcccaataaGATGGATCACGCTTTGTCGATCTTTCGCTTCTTTTCATTACCTTTTTCGGGGCACCTTTCGTCTTAACCTGTgttggaggaggacacatagagGTCTCATCGGGAAACGCAAATTCTCGGAGTTTACTCTTGAAAGTAACTTtcccacaaacatcaagttcattgaatcttttatatattctacccatctcttccttgatgctcACTTCGGCCTCACATAGCCCCTGGTCTGAAAAATTAAGTCTCCTCCAGTACATATGGACTGCATCCAGTGGGATGCTGCCACCCTCATACCTTTGTAGCTcgcatgcacaaggaagacctaGCGTGGTTCTCAAGACACACCCACAAGAAGACACATTGTCTTTCAAATGACGTACACGCTCAAACTCAACagaaatttcatttaaagcgtACATTGACACCATTCccagaagcctcttgtataaggttttcttAAAAACATGACCAAcaacatgtgtacttgtttcgAATGATGCTCTAATTTCAGTGTGCTGCAAcatcatcatgttgttcattgcatcccaaacactacagaggtctccaacgctattcTGTAATATCCTCTTCAAAGACCaatgagcagattcaaccctacatttaaaacacacaacaaagaagacaaattaataacaataatgttccaaaaaatcattaaaagaaacttgactaatataataaaacatttaaatacctatttgttgttgtgttgcctaggtgcataaCCTTATTCCTCCAGGCCAAGATAAATTTCTCCTTGTGTGGGACAATCCATGTCTCACATACGTAGTCAATGAACATTGGCCACGGGGAACACGCTACTTGAAACCTTTGAAGGTGCTCAGGGAACTCCTGTTCCGAAGGACAATCTACCAGGTTACCCCAGCTATCCATTACGTAGTCCCAAGCATTCTTCTGACCAACAAGCGATTTACactttgccttcacattcttgtctatgtgaaacctgcacaacaaattctTACATTCCAGAAACAcaactttcacagcattcatcAGGGCTAGGTCTCTGTCTGTGACAATAACAACAGGAAGGCgatcatttcttaaaaaaaggcCTCGAAACCGTTCCAATGCCCATACAAGATTGTTCACGCGCtcaccctccagatatgcaaacccagcagagaaaGTCATCCCGGTTGGTGTCACCCCCACAATGTCAAGCAATGGGAGcctgtacctatttgttttgtaggtactgtctatcaaAAAAACAAGATGACATGCGTTACATAACTtaactgcatctgggtgacaccaaaacaaatCACGCACcacatcttcattcttcaatcTATGCTAATGAATGTATTGGTCACGTTCAAGGAGCCTCATTAGGTGTTGCATTTCACTGTCATCTCCTCTGATTGAAGAAcggtatgcacttcttgcattgtagatttgtttgattgtggtgCAACTGCTGCtgttgtgctccttcaacgttagcaggatgtttcttggtttcacattcgacttcgtcatatcagcaatgATATTCTTCTCATCATCTGTCAATCTCCcagcatatggatgtccaactaaggtctTCGCCAATTCATGGTTGTGAATCCCACATATCAGCTTCACCGCCCAACCTTCACCTCCATGCACTGGTTTTCCATGAATCTTAAATGGACAACCACATTTTCTAGTACCTGTGTCTtttctaacaaattctttcttcctacCCTTGTACTTACcgctcctttcacacccaattaagacaaatgaagTTCTTCCTCTGCTGCCAGTATATGTATCAGACCTCATAATTACTGCAACAAaaccattttcatgggcaaccgTTCGAGCCCACTTCAAAACATCTTCTCGGGTTTCAAAGACCTAGGACACAACCacgacatattaatttttacacaaaTCATACATTAGACCAAACAATTAAAACTGATTGACATGATTACCTAAGAAGTATTAAAAGCAtctgaacaatcaacatgtgcttcattcacaccacaatcttcttcattttgaaaatccatatcaacttcttcagacatcGCACTGTAATAtgcccattgatcttcgtccatcttaattaaaagtataactATCACCTGATTCAACATTCAACTAAATAATTTGAACATTTTGACAACctcacacaaatatttaatctacacatacataaccaaattcaactttaaattacataattcaaaaattataaCCTACAAAGctcatttaaccaaaaaatacctcaacctaggcaaaaaaaaatcaacaattcaaccaacaaatatatttttatgtttcacataaatttcaaatagaattaaccaaaataacattcaaaataatcttaaaacaaaaaaatcataaaataaaacaaattaatccaCGGAAGAAGCAGTCTTCCGCAGTAGTAATATCAACTGCGGAAGACTGCTTCTTCCGTGGAGTCTTGCGGAAGACGTCTTCTGTGAGATTCCACGGAAGACGTCTTCCACGAGACTCCACGGAAGAAGTTTTTTTCTTCCGCAGCTGTAATATCTTCCCCGGAAGAAAATTTTTTGCGTCCAAACTTACACCATTCTACTACCAAAAATAAACAATCAACCACACAAACCAGCTACGTACCTTACTTGACAAATATCACACCAAAGAAGAGCACAAACACAACCAACACCGACAAAAATCGCACAGCACAAGCACCAGAATGGAGAAAACGCACCAGAATGGAGAAAACGCGCACCGGAGTGGAGGAAATGCAgaagagagaaagcaaaaaggaagaatgaaaaaaaaagtttttatataaGGAAAAAGTACAGGGGCATTTTtgggttttttaaaaattgctgggtgcaccagcaatgttgctgggtgcCCCTAGCAATTGCTGACCTGTTCTCGTGAAGAAAAGGCCCAATTCGTGGAAAGATTGCAGACATTTTCTCACTGATGCTTGTATCCGTTTTAGTGACAAATCAATATTTAATTGTAATAGTTTATTATCATTCTGTTACTAGGGAATATTTTACCTTAGACTATTAGCCATTAAGAATTACACTTGTCACTAGATCTGTATTTTCAGGGATGTAAAGACTCGACAAATATCATGATAGAATAGTGAAAGGCATGAAAGATATTACAAACCCAGTTACTAGTCTAATTCTTTGCCTATTTCTCTGGAGTTTCTCCCTGGCCTAATCCATCTTGCATCAGATTTAGAGACCAAAGCAAGGGAGAATAAGCTTTTCACAAAAGAAATCCTCAAGAGGCTAGTTAGCTTTAAGCAATAAACAACTGCAAAGAAGGTAACTTTAGCCATAGAGGATTGCAGTGCAAATGGTCTTGCCAAAACTATGTTGGTTGCAGATAAAAATATTGAAGGAAATAGGTCCTCTGTGCATAAGAATCCAATGATACTAGCTCTgttgaaaacaacaaaaaaatgagataaatcTGACCCCAAAAAGTAGAGAGGATTTGATAAAACTTGACgggacatgctaggtgcacccaacaatattgctggtgcacccatcAAATTAGTGAATGGACCATTTTGccctttaattaaaatttaaaaaaagagcAATGAGCTCCCGAAAGACACCATTCTGCTttgtctcttttcttcttttgctccttcttcttcctcgcgACCCGCGCCTTCTTGCTGCCATTTCCGATTAGCCGCCGTTGCTGCGTTTTTGCCATCAAGGTTAGTCTCCCCTAACTCCCCTCCCCTTTAATGTCCAATGGTCTTGTAGCATTTAGCCTAGGATAgtggaaccttagggtagaagacgtCGTCGGAAAAAATGGGGAAAACGCGGCAGACCTGGAACGTTTGGTTCTTCCGAAAGAAcctcttccggaaagtttccggaagaaccacaTCTTCtataacttccggaagaagttgtTCCGGAAACTTTCTGGAAGAGGCTTTTTTGGAAGAACCAAAGGGTCAtccggaagaaccacttcttccggaaactttccggaacaACTTCTTCTGGAAAGTTTCtggaagaagtggttcttctGGATGACCCTTTGGTTCTTCTGGAAGAGCCTCTTCTGGAAAGCTTCCGAAACAACTTCTTCCAGAAGTTtctccggaagaagtggttcttccggaagtaggaattttctttaaaaaattttgttttgttttttttaataaattaagttgttattttatttttataaattaagtagtgtatgtttttgaatttttttttaaaaaattatgtttggtttttttgtgacaaatgaagttgtttttttataattaagttgtgtatgtttactaattatttatttttaaattatttgtgtttttgtttataaatgaagttgtttatttttattaattaagttgtgtgtgttttgaaatttgtttttttttcaaatagtgtttttttataaatgaagttggttatttttataaataaatacgtgttttagaatttgttttttgtaaaatagtgtttttttataaatgaagttggttatttttataaattaagttttgtatgttttgaatttttttaattagttttgtttattttttatatatttttagttgtgtatgtttactaattatttatttttaaattagttgtgttttttgttgtttataaatgaaattgtttatttttataaattaagttgtgtgtgttttggaatttgattttttttaaatagtattttttttataaatgaagttggttatttttataaattaagttgcgTATGTTTTGAAAGTTTTTGTAActagttttgtttattttttatataattttagttgtgtatgtttactaattatttatttttaaattagttgtgtttttttgtttataaatgaacttgtttatttttataaattaagttgtgtgtgttttggaatttattttttttaaaatagtattttttttataaatgaagttggttatttttataaattaagttgtgtatgttttgaagttttttttaattagttttgtttattttttatataattttagttgtgtatgttttctaattatttatttttaaattagttgtatttttttgtttataaatgaagttgtttatttttataaattaagttgtgtgtgttttggaatttcttttttttttaaatagtctttttttataaatgaagttggttatttttataaattaagttgtgtatgttttgaattttttataattaattttgttttatttttatatataattttatttgtgtatgtttactaattatttgtttttaaattagttgtgtttttttctttataaatgaagttgtttttttttataaattaagttgtggatgtttactaattaattatttttacattagttgtgttttattttataattgaagttgtttatttttttataaattatgtggTGTgtgttttgaaataattttttttaaattagtcttattttttataaataaaattgttttatttttataaagaaagttgtgtatgttttgaaataattatatgaatagTTTATTTGATCcaaaaaaaatacgtgttctacatgatttgcagatcatggttagaacacgaggtttaggtcgtgctaTAGGTAGGGTTATAGGCAGAGATAGACAGGATGAGCATGATGCAGTTGATGTTCCTcagaggcgtaggcctactgcaTTAGCCCGTAGGCAATAGGTTCATCAGATGACTGAGAATGTTCCTCACATGACTGAAGATGTCCCTCATATGGCTGAGGATGCACCTAAGATGACTGCGGACGTACAGGCTGATGATGGTGCTGAGGGGTCACATGCTGATGATGCTGAGGGATTCCCAAGTGGGCCATGTGACCCATCAGTGCTGACTTCATTTGCAGACCATGTTGcacatgccatttggagtgaacatgtattttaatttgttaattatttcttattgttgatttgtttgtcattaaattttttttatatttgtatatttggaATGCTTTGTACTTCAATTCAGGAACGTCCTGAGTTGAAGTTGGTGTTGCACAGGAGGAAGGTGACGTTaattgggaggccagtgcctgagattgaaggaTTGGTtgctgccacaggattaagtccattGATCGGGTGTTCAGTTGTTATTGACGATCCTAGACTTATATCtgcatttgtggagaggtggcacaggGAGACCaacaccttccaccttccagtaggagagttgacgatcacattggatgatgtgtcgtcaCTCCTCCATCTGCTTATCAGTGGCGCCTTCCATAGCTTTCATGCTCTTTCTGTGGACGAGGCGATATTTTTCTTGACAGAGTTGCTTGAGGTGTCTGCTGAGGAGGCTAGAGCGGAGACAACACGATCACGCGGGGCATATGTACGGCTAGGATGGGTTCGAGACATCTATGAGATAAGATGCCAGGCACGACGATGGATTGTAGCAGCTCGTGCTTATCTACTGCACCTAgtgggttgcactcttttttctaacaagagtgcaacatatGTTCATGTGGTGCATCTAAAGGCTTTTCGCGACCTGGGTGAGAGTGGTGGTTATGTCTGGGGAGTTGCtgcgctggttcatatgtatgaccagttagatgaAGCTGATAGGACCACGACACAGCAGATTGGGGGGTACCTGACTTTATTataggtaaattttgtgtttttaaatatgttacattggattatgatttaaacatatttttatgttatgttaacctaattttttttgtaatgctggatctatgagcactttcCGAGTGTGCATCAGTGCGCAACAAATGATGCGTACGAGGAGACGTCCCCACATGCTTCCTGGTGGCTGACGATGAAGGCACATATGAAGGGAATTGCAGGAGCGCTGTACCGGGCACATTGTGATGCTTTGACGGTCACATATGAGTGCTGGTTGCCTTACACTGAGCATCGAGGGGTTAAGGGGTTTGAGCTGATTTCATCGTTCCAGGGTCAGCAGAGATGGGGTCCTATGTTGGTCACAGTTCGACCGGAGACGGTGCTACGACAACTTGGTTCCCTCCGCCGCCTGTTAGCGCTTCATTGTCATATGATGATATAGATGACAGGTGGGTGCATTTCGCAGACCACGTACTAGCTGTGGGTGAGCTTTGTGTAGTTcctgggcaggtatctgcggattacatggagtggttttttTAGATATCTCACCCATTCATGATACCGACCCAGGAAGGTGACCAGCCCAGACATGCACCTGCCCCAGACCATGCGGAGTACATGCAGCCGGCCATCCCACAGGTTTCAGTAGCATTTGACCCCTCTCCACATGCAGTGGTAAGATTATTTGTGCGTTTAATGTTTGatgaattgttatttattttaaattttgtaataaatgttttttatgacTGTCACAGGATGTTTACGAAGGCTATGAGGCGATTGCAGaaaggttggagcgtgtgctcaaccttaggatggtcactgcaggcacagagtTACATGATATTATGCAAGATTGCCTCACGATCGCCAGGGGGGTGCCAGTGCAAATGGAAGTGTCAGGGCTCGACAGAGACGGTGCACAAAGCATTGattattgtttttatgttttgtagttgacataattttttgtatttgctacacttttgggtttaatatagtTTACTTGT is a genomic window containing:
- the LOC114368221 gene encoding uncharacterized protein LOC114368221; this encodes MTFSAGFAYLEGERVNNLVWALERFRGLFLRNDRLPVVIVTDRDLALMNAVKVVFLECKNLLCRFHIDKNVKAKCKSLVGQKNAWDYVMDSWGNLVDCPSEQEFPEHLQRFQVACSPWPMFIDYHTEIRASFETSTHVVGHVFKKTLYKRLLGMVSMYALNEISVEFERVRHLKDNVSSCGCVLRTTLGLPCACELQRYEGGSIPLDAVHMYWRRLNFSDQGLCEAESKLREFAFPDETSMCPPPTQVKTKGAPKKVMKRSERSTKRDPSYWEYVDVYHSVQNSNTSIRPSASSFAPPKPAKMIPMLDQFPLFMHGFIEDVVDVKADGNCGYRSVSALLGMGEECWAMMHNKLIKELGKWSQDYIKIFGGTERYEQLRLSLHVDGLSKIWDM